A window of the Pongo abelii isolate AG06213 chromosome 10, NHGRI_mPonAbe1-v2.0_pri, whole genome shotgun sequence genome harbors these coding sequences:
- the LOC100456494 gene encoding large ribosomal subunit protein uL23-like → MALKAKKEAPAPPKAEAKAWKAKKAVLKGVHSHKRQKIYTSPTFQWPKTLRLQRRPKYPRKSIPRRNELGHYAVIKFLLTTELATKTEDNNMLVFIKDVKANKHQIKQAVKKLYDIDVAKFNTLIRPDGEKKAYVQLAPDYDALDVANKIGII, encoded by the coding sequence ATGGCACTGAAAGCAAAGAAGGAAGCTCCTGCTCCTCCTAAAGCCGAAGCCAAGGCTTGGAAGGCCAAGAAGGCAGTGTTGAAAGGTGTCCACAGCCACAAAAGACAGAAGATCTACACATCACCAACCTTCCAGTGGCCCAAGACACTGCGACTCCAGAGGCGACCCAAATATCCTCGGAAGAGCATCCCCAGGAGAAATGAGCTTGGCCACTATGCTGTCATTAAGTTTCTGCTGACCACTGAGCTGGCCACGAAGACAGAAGACAACAACATGCTTGTGTTCATTAAGGACGTTAAAGCCAACAAGCACCAGATCAAAcaggctgtgaagaagctctatgACATTGACGTGGCCAAATTCAACACCCTGATTCGGCCtgatggagagaagaaggcatATGTTCAGCTGGCTCCTGATTATGATGCTTTGGATGTTGCCAACAAAATTGGGATCATCTAA
- the FKBP4 gene encoding peptidyl-prolyl cis-trans isomerase FKBP4 isoform X1 produces the protein MTAEEMKATESGAQSAPLPMEGVDISPKQDEGVLKVIKREGTGTEMPMIGDRVFVHYTGWLLDGTKFDSSLDRKDKFSFDLGKGEVIKAWDIAIATMKVGEVCHITCKPEYAYGSAGSPPKIPPNATLVFEVELFEFKGEDLTEEEDGGIIRRIQTRGEGYAKPNEGAIVEVALEGYYKDQLFDQRELRFEIGEGENLDLPYGLERAIQRMEKGEHSIVYLKPSYAFGSVGKEKFQIPPNAELKYELHLKSFEKAKESWEMNSEEKLEQSTIVKERGTVYFKEGKYKQALLQYKKIVSWLEYESSFSNEEAQKAQALRLASHLNLAMCHLKLQAFSAAIESCNKALELDSNNEKGLFRRGEAHLAVNDFELARADFQKVLQLYPSNKAAKTQLAVCQQRIRRQLAREKKLYANMFERLAEEENKAKAEASSGDHPADAEMKEEQKSSTAGSQPQVETEA, from the exons ATGACAGCCGAGGAGATGAAGGCGACCGAGAGCGGGGCGCAGTCGGCGCCGCTGCCCATGGAGGGAGTGGACATCAGCCCCAAACAGGACGAAGGCGTGCTGAAG gTCATCAAGAGAGAGGGCACAGGTACAGAGATGCCCATGATTGGGGACCGAGTCTTTGTCCACTACACTGGCTGGCTATTAGATGGCACAAAGTTTGACTCCAGTCTGGATCGCAAGGACAAATTCTCCTTTGACCTGGGAAAAG GGGAGGTCATCAAGGCTTGGGACATTGCCATAGCAACCATGAAGGTGGGGGAGGTGTGCCACATCACCTGCAAACCAGAATATGCCTACGGTTCAGCAGGCAGTCCTCCAAAGATTCCCCCCAATGCCACGCTTGTGTTTGAG GTGGAGTTGTTTGAGTTTAAGGGAGAAGATCTGACGGAAGAGGAAGATGGCGGAATCATTCGCAGAATACAGACTCGCGGTGAAGGCTACGCTAAGCCCAATGAGGGCGCTATCGTGGAGG TTGCACTGGAAGGGTACTACAAGGACCAGCTCTTTGACCAGCGGGAGCTCCGCTTTGAGATTGGCGAGGGGGAGAACCTGGATCTGCCTTATGGTCTGGAGAGGGCCATTCAGCGCATGGAGAAAGGAGAACATTCCATTGTGTACCTCAAGCCCAG CTATGCTTTTGGCAGTGTTGGGAAGGAAAAGTTCCAAATCCCACCAAATGCTGAGCTGAAATATGAATTACACCTCAAGAGTTTTGAAAAG GCCAAGGAGTCTTGGGAGATGAATTCAGAAGAGAAGCTGGAACAGAGCACCATAGTGAAAGAGCGGGGCACTGTGTACTTCAAG GAAGGTAAATACAAGCAAGCTTTACTACAGTATAAGAAGATCGTGTCTTGGCTGGAGTATGAGTCTAGTTTTTCCAATGAGGAAGCACAAAAAGCACAGGCCCTTCGACTGGCCTCTCACCTCAACCTGGCCATGTGTCATCTGAAACTACAGGCCTTCTCTGCTGCCATTGAAAGCTGTAACAAG GCCCTAGAACTGGACAGCAACAACGAGAAGGGCCTCTTCCGCCGGGGAGAGGCCCACCTGGCCGTGAATGACTTTGAACTGGCACGGGCTGATTTCCAGAAGGTCCTGCAGCTCTACCCCAGCAACAAAGCTGCCAAGACCCAGCTGGCTGTGTGCCAGCAGCGGATCCGAAGGCAGCTTGCCCGGGAGAAGAAGCTCTATGCCAATATGTTTGAGAGGCTGGCTGAGGAGGAGAACAAG GCCAAGGCAGAGGCTTCCTCGGGAGACCATCCCGCTGACGCAGAGATGAAGGAGGAGCAGAAGAGCAGCACGGCAGGGAGCCAGCCTCAGGTGGAGACAGAAGCGTAG
- the FKBP4 gene encoding peptidyl-prolyl cis-trans isomerase FKBP4 isoform X2, giving the protein MKVGEVCHITCKPEYAYGSAGSPPKIPPNATLVFEVELFEFKGEDLTEEEDGGIIRRIQTRGEGYAKPNEGAIVEVALEGYYKDQLFDQRELRFEIGEGENLDLPYGLERAIQRMEKGEHSIVYLKPSYAFGSVGKEKFQIPPNAELKYELHLKSFEKAKESWEMNSEEKLEQSTIVKERGTVYFKEGKYKQALLQYKKIVSWLEYESSFSNEEAQKAQALRLASHLNLAMCHLKLQAFSAAIESCNKALELDSNNEKGLFRRGEAHLAVNDFELARADFQKVLQLYPSNKAAKTQLAVCQQRIRRQLAREKKLYANMFERLAEEENKAKAEASSGDHPADAEMKEEQKSSTAGSQPQVETEA; this is encoded by the exons ATGAAGGTGGGGGAGGTGTGCCACATCACCTGCAAACCAGAATATGCCTACGGTTCAGCAGGCAGTCCTCCAAAGATTCCCCCCAATGCCACGCTTGTGTTTGAG GTGGAGTTGTTTGAGTTTAAGGGAGAAGATCTGACGGAAGAGGAAGATGGCGGAATCATTCGCAGAATACAGACTCGCGGTGAAGGCTACGCTAAGCCCAATGAGGGCGCTATCGTGGAGG TTGCACTGGAAGGGTACTACAAGGACCAGCTCTTTGACCAGCGGGAGCTCCGCTTTGAGATTGGCGAGGGGGAGAACCTGGATCTGCCTTATGGTCTGGAGAGGGCCATTCAGCGCATGGAGAAAGGAGAACATTCCATTGTGTACCTCAAGCCCAG CTATGCTTTTGGCAGTGTTGGGAAGGAAAAGTTCCAAATCCCACCAAATGCTGAGCTGAAATATGAATTACACCTCAAGAGTTTTGAAAAG GCCAAGGAGTCTTGGGAGATGAATTCAGAAGAGAAGCTGGAACAGAGCACCATAGTGAAAGAGCGGGGCACTGTGTACTTCAAG GAAGGTAAATACAAGCAAGCTTTACTACAGTATAAGAAGATCGTGTCTTGGCTGGAGTATGAGTCTAGTTTTTCCAATGAGGAAGCACAAAAAGCACAGGCCCTTCGACTGGCCTCTCACCTCAACCTGGCCATGTGTCATCTGAAACTACAGGCCTTCTCTGCTGCCATTGAAAGCTGTAACAAG GCCCTAGAACTGGACAGCAACAACGAGAAGGGCCTCTTCCGCCGGGGAGAGGCCCACCTGGCCGTGAATGACTTTGAACTGGCACGGGCTGATTTCCAGAAGGTCCTGCAGCTCTACCCCAGCAACAAAGCTGCCAAGACCCAGCTGGCTGTGTGCCAGCAGCGGATCCGAAGGCAGCTTGCCCGGGAGAAGAAGCTCTATGCCAATATGTTTGAGAGGCTGGCTGAGGAGGAGAACAAG GCCAAGGCAGAGGCTTCCTCGGGAGACCATCCCGCTGACGCAGAGATGAAGGAGGAGCAGAAGAGCAGCACGGCAGGGAGCCAGCCTCAGGTGGAGACAGAAGCGTAG